In Glandiceps talaboti chromosome 4, keGlaTala1.1, whole genome shotgun sequence, a single window of DNA contains:
- the LOC144434722 gene encoding crk-like protein, giving the protein MAETFDASNEKLWYFAKIQRTEAQRLLYGTRHGRFLVRDSTSCPGDYVLSVSENAKVSHYIINREKNIPIQRFKIGDQVFDDLVSLIEFYKIHYLDTTTLVEPCPREPEAHPPPPIQPPTSHPPQPAPVPRYYKAIYDFPGRDADDLPFRKGEVLTLIRKDEENWWTMKNTQGREGSVPVPYIEKYSPSATVEDYQQPIIQRTGNGPVRARVIQQRIPSAYDPKALRLDVGDVVIIKKQNISGQWEGEVNGRTGTFPCTYVEIIPEEGEFS; this is encoded by the exons ATGGCAGAAACTTTTGATGCTAGCAATGAAAAATT ATGGTATTTTGCTAAAATTCAGCGCACAGAAGCTCAAAGACTTCTATATGGGACACGGCATGGTAGGTTTTTAGTACGAGATAGTACATCATGCCCTGGAGACTATGTTCTGTCTGTGAG TGAAAATGCCAAAGTGTCTCACTATATCATCaacagagaaaaaaatataccaaTTCAGAGATTCAAGATAGGAGATCAAGTGTTTGATGATTTAGTATCACTGATAGAATTCTACAAAATCCACTATTTAGACACCACAACACTTGTTGAACCT TGTCCAAGGGAACCAGAAGCACACCCTCCACCACCAATTCAGCCTCCGACATCACATCCACCTCAACCAGCACCTGTACCAAGATATTACAAAGCTATTTATGACTTTCCTGGAAGG GATGCTGATGACTTGCCATTCAGGAAAGGAGAAGTGCTTACATTAATTAGAAAAGATGAAGAAAATTGGTGGACAATGAAAAATACACAAGGCAGGGAAGGATCTGTACCTGTCCCTTACATTGAAAAATACAGT CCGTCAGCTACAGTTGAGGATTACCAACAACCGATCATACAGCGAACAGGAAATGGACCAGTTAGAGCAAGAGTTATACAGCAAAGAATACCCAGTGCTTATGACCCCAAAGCACTTAGACTAGAT GTTGGTGACGTTGTGattatcaaaaaacaaaacataagtGGCCAGTGGGAAGGTGAAGTAAATGGTAGGACAGGCACATTTCCATGCACCTATGTTGAAATCATCCCAGAAGAAGGGGAATTCAGCTAA